One window of Chryseobacterium indologenes genomic DNA carries:
- a CDS encoding peroxiredoxin-like family protein, which produces MNTLAMEIEQLNCELSSQLPKEMLDAFVHSIEDLKTKNIGQNSIQIGDKIPGFSIPNAVGKKVDSQEILKNGKIILAFYRGSWCPYCNLELKFLQDNLSRIKEKNAVLVAISPQSPDHSLTMAEKNNLKFEVLTDHNNDFAKKLGIVFQLQDFVLPYYQDLGIDLSLFNNNNENTLPVPAVFVVDENGKILYKFLDVNYMSRVDIEELIQAL; this is translated from the coding sequence CAAAAGAAATGTTGGATGCATTCGTACATTCTATTGAAGATTTAAAAACAAAAAATATAGGACAGAACAGTATTCAGATCGGCGATAAAATACCGGGGTTTTCTATACCCAATGCAGTCGGCAAAAAGGTAGACTCACAGGAAATCCTTAAAAATGGAAAAATAATTCTGGCTTTTTATAGAGGAAGCTGGTGTCCTTACTGTAATCTGGAATTGAAGTTTTTGCAGGATAATCTTTCAAGAATAAAAGAAAAAAATGCTGTTTTAGTCGCCATTTCTCCTCAAAGTCCGGATCATTCTCTGACGATGGCAGAAAAAAACAATCTTAAATTTGAAGTACTTACTGATCACAATAATGATTTTGCAAAAAAGCTGGGTATTGTATTTCAGCTGCAGGATTTCGTATTGCCTTATTATCAGGATTTAGGAATTGATCTTTCTCTTTTCAACAATAATAATGAAAATACATTACCGGTTCCTGCTGTTTTTGTAGTGGATGAAAATGGTAAGATTCTATATAAATTTTTAGATGTAAATTACATGAGCAGAGTAGATATAGAAGAATTAATACAGGCATTATGA